The Thaumasiovibrio subtropicus genome window below encodes:
- a CDS encoding ribonucleoside-diphosphate reductase subunit alpha → MDVIKRDGRVEKASLDKVTRRIETLAETLTVEPIAVAQKVVAGLYDGIQVTQIDEFVAETSAAMAAEHPDYATLAARVMVSSLHKETKGFIETTEIIGATGLLSEDYLDKVARLGPEIVELIDYNRDFEFDYFGFKTLERSYLLKHHGVVIERPQDMYMRVALAIAPEEISEIQELYDMLSAGYYTHATPTLFNAGLKMQQLSSCFLLGMQEDSIEGIYDTLKDCALISKSAGGIGLHIHNIRASGAPILGTNGVSNGIIPMLKVFNETARYVDQGGGKRKGSFAIYLEPWHADVEAFLDLRKNHGKEEFRARDLFLSLWVPDLFMERVEDDADWTLFSEHSAPGLSDAYGDAFKTLYEQYEADGRGIKTIKARHLMTQIIESQAETGTPYMLYKDACNEKSNQKNLGTIKSSNLCAEIMEVSTADETAACNLASIALPKFVENGTFNFEQLHHVTQIAIKNLDRVIDVNYHPTDKITRSNHAHRPVGLGVQGLADVFFKLQLPYDSEEARQLNRDIAETMYHASLQASVERAKQHGTYTSYDGSPASSGLLQFDLWGVVPSSRWNWEALKAQIAQHGLRNSLLIAQMPTASTAQILGNTEAFEAQTSNIYKRQTLSGEFIIINKQLVKELEKLGLWTPTVRDTIIAHNGSIQDIAAIPEHLKAIYRTVWEMSQKVIIDMSAERAPYVCQSQSLNLWLATPTFAQINAMHFYAWKRGLKTGMYYLRTKPSTNAVKVTVGNQDEDCINCGA, encoded by the coding sequence ATGGACGTAATTAAACGCGACGGCCGCGTCGAGAAAGCAAGCCTCGATAAGGTCACCCGTCGTATCGAAACGCTTGCAGAAACACTCACTGTAGAACCTATCGCTGTTGCCCAGAAGGTGGTAGCAGGTCTTTATGATGGCATTCAGGTCACACAAATTGACGAATTCGTTGCCGAAACGTCAGCGGCAATGGCGGCAGAACATCCTGACTATGCGACATTGGCTGCGCGAGTCATGGTCAGTTCCCTGCACAAAGAAACCAAAGGTTTCATCGAAACCACTGAGATCATCGGCGCCACTGGCCTACTCTCAGAAGACTACTTAGATAAAGTCGCCCGTTTAGGCCCAGAAATTGTGGAACTCATAGATTACAATCGTGATTTCGAGTTTGATTACTTTGGATTTAAGACGTTAGAGCGCTCCTATCTGCTCAAACACCACGGCGTCGTTATCGAGCGTCCGCAAGACATGTACATGCGCGTTGCGCTCGCGATTGCACCGGAAGAGATCAGTGAAATTCAAGAACTCTATGATATGTTGAGTGCGGGTTATTATACCCATGCGACGCCAACGCTCTTTAATGCAGGTTTGAAAATGCAACAACTGAGCTCGTGCTTCTTACTCGGTATGCAAGAGGACTCGATCGAGGGCATTTACGACACCCTGAAAGACTGCGCACTCATTTCTAAGTCCGCAGGCGGCATTGGTTTGCATATCCATAATATTCGTGCATCAGGCGCACCCATTTTAGGTACCAATGGTGTTTCGAATGGCATCATTCCCATGCTCAAAGTTTTCAATGAAACAGCCCGTTACGTCGACCAAGGTGGCGGTAAGCGAAAAGGCTCGTTTGCCATCTATCTCGAACCATGGCATGCCGATGTCGAAGCATTCCTTGATTTACGCAAAAATCACGGCAAAGAAGAGTTCCGAGCGCGCGATCTTTTCCTCTCTCTTTGGGTTCCTGACCTCTTTATGGAGCGTGTTGAAGACGACGCAGACTGGACGCTCTTTAGTGAGCATTCCGCGCCAGGACTTTCCGATGCTTATGGCGACGCCTTTAAGACGTTATATGAACAATATGAAGCTGACGGTCGAGGCATTAAGACCATCAAAGCACGCCATTTGATGACACAAATTATCGAGTCCCAAGCGGAAACCGGCACCCCCTACATGCTTTACAAAGATGCATGTAATGAGAAGTCGAATCAGAAGAACCTAGGCACGATCAAATCAAGTAACCTCTGTGCAGAGATCATGGAAGTGTCGACCGCAGACGAAACAGCCGCGTGTAATCTCGCTTCCATTGCCCTACCTAAGTTTGTCGAGAATGGTACGTTCAACTTTGAGCAACTTCATCACGTCACGCAGATCGCGATCAAAAACCTCGACCGCGTTATCGACGTCAACTACCACCCGACCGATAAGATCACGCGTTCAAATCATGCGCATCGCCCTGTCGGTCTCGGCGTTCAAGGCTTGGCAGATGTCTTCTTCAAGCTTCAACTCCCTTATGATAGCGAAGAAGCTCGCCAGCTCAATCGAGACATCGCAGAAACGATGTACCATGCTTCGCTTCAAGCGTCAGTCGAACGGGCAAAACAACATGGCACTTACACAAGTTACGACGGTTCACCTGCGAGTTCCGGGCTGTTACAGTTCGATCTCTGGGGTGTCGTGCCGAGCTCACGTTGGAACTGGGAAGCGCTAAAAGCCCAGATAGCGCAACATGGTCTGCGAAATTCTCTGCTTATTGCTCAAATGCCCACCGCTTCAACCGCTCAGATCCTGGGTAATACCGAAGCGTTTGAAGCGCAAACCAGCAATATTTATAAGCGTCAAACCTTGTCTGGTGAGTTCATCATCATCAACAAACAGTTAGTAAAAGAACTCGAAAAACTCGGCCTTTGGACCCCCACTGTTCGCGATACCATCATTGCCCATAACGGCTCGATTCAAGACATTGCAGCAATTCCAGAACACCTCAAAGCTATCTATCGTACAGTTTGGGAAATGTCGCAAAAAGTGATCATCGACATGTCTGCTGAACGCGCGCCCTATGTTTGCCAATCGCAAAGTCTCAATCTTTGGCTTGCCACCCCAACCTTCGCACAGATTAATGCGATGCATTTTTACGCTTGGAAGCGCGGACTGAAAACTGGCATGTACTACTTGCGTACCAAGCCATCAACCAATGCCGTCAAAGTCACCGTCGGCAATCAGGATGAAGACTGTATTAACTGCGGTGCCTAA
- a CDS encoding phosphotransferase, with protein MYKLDSIESCTLICQGVNDSYKVVTASGRYLLRVYRYQWRTLVEIEYEIAAVEYLSLMGVNVSVPLKDRMGNSVQQLSAPEGPRYAVLMSYASGDELAFSRHEDGAMYGRAVAKIHDITDKMTVNHERVLDGDYLIKKPMQVISPLVEYRYPALWEELKNGADKLFQRLKSIEPSQLKHGFCHGDLHGGNAHYDGSQLTFFDFDCCGYGYRAYDLAVFKWRAHLVDKLDMRWESFIQAYTEHRTLTSQELEAVDMFVAIRHLWIIALQIDVAVATGYLHEKFFAHHIGFLSSVMPK; from the coding sequence ATGTATAAACTAGATTCAATCGAATCTTGTACCTTAATCTGCCAAGGGGTTAACGATAGTTATAAAGTCGTGACAGCTTCAGGGCGTTATCTATTACGCGTTTATCGCTATCAATGGCGGACATTGGTAGAAATTGAATACGAAATAGCGGCCGTCGAATACCTTTCTCTCATGGGTGTAAATGTTTCTGTACCTTTGAAAGATAGAATGGGAAACAGCGTACAGCAATTAAGCGCACCTGAAGGGCCAAGATATGCGGTACTTATGTCATATGCATCCGGTGATGAGTTAGCTTTTAGTCGTCATGAAGACGGTGCGATGTACGGCCGAGCAGTAGCGAAAATCCATGATATAACGGATAAAATGACGGTGAATCATGAAAGAGTACTTGACGGCGATTACCTTATTAAGAAACCGATGCAAGTGATTTCTCCTCTTGTAGAATACCGTTATCCGGCATTGTGGGAAGAGTTAAAAAATGGTGCAGATAAGCTCTTTCAACGACTTAAGTCTATCGAGCCATCTCAGCTAAAGCATGGCTTTTGCCATGGCGATTTGCATGGTGGAAACGCCCATTATGATGGTTCGCAGCTGACATTTTTTGATTTTGACTGTTGTGGTTATGGCTACCGAGCATATGATCTGGCTGTATTTAAATGGCGAGCGCATCTCGTTGATAAACTAGATATGAGATGGGAAAGCTTTATTCAGGCATATACAGAGCATCGCACATTAACAAGCCAAGAACTTGAAGCCGTTGACATGTTTGTTGCAATCCGCCATCTCTGGATCATTGCATTACAAATTGACGTTGCGGTAGCGACAGGCTATTTACATGAAAAGTTCTTTGCTCATCACATTGGTTTTCTCTCTTCGGTGATGCCTAAGTGA
- a CDS encoding anaerobic sulfatase maturase, with protein MSPSNCHVMAKPTGPVCNLSCEYCFYLEKEKLYPTRDKAWQMSLETLEIYIRQTIDAQDSGVVNFAWQGGEPTMAGIEFFEHAMRLCDRYGEGKEIHHAFQTNGVLVDEQWCQFFKQHNVLVGISIDGPEALHDHYRVNRAGRGSHAKVVAAIELLKKHGVEFNILCVVNAENAKQPLEVYNYFKHLGAQHMQFIPLVERELQHGVDSKNETLRLVMPGEEIAKVTEWSVPAKAYGEFLWQIFFYWVRNDVGRIFVNAFDSTLSLWIGAGSEICHHQQNCGHAFILEANGDVYNCDHFVYPEHLLGNIHDTTIKAINQSSQAVEFGLDKEKGLSANCQHCPMKPLCNGGCPKHRFAMSKTGVPNHNYFCASYQLFFERTAPYMKAMRELIKMDQSTSGIMRLASDMDARGLTPSF; from the coding sequence ATGAGTCCAAGCAATTGCCATGTGATGGCCAAGCCAACGGGTCCGGTCTGTAATCTATCATGTGAATATTGTTTCTATCTTGAGAAAGAAAAGCTCTATCCAACGCGTGATAAAGCATGGCAGATGTCACTAGAAACACTCGAAATCTATATTAGGCAAACCATTGACGCACAAGACAGTGGTGTCGTGAACTTTGCTTGGCAAGGTGGCGAACCTACGATGGCAGGCATTGAGTTCTTTGAACATGCGATGAGGCTATGTGATCGCTACGGTGAAGGTAAAGAAATTCATCATGCGTTTCAGACGAATGGCGTGTTAGTTGATGAGCAGTGGTGTCAGTTTTTTAAACAACATAATGTCTTAGTTGGTATCTCAATAGATGGTCCAGAAGCGTTGCACGATCATTACCGTGTCAACAGAGCAGGCCGAGGTAGCCACGCTAAGGTTGTCGCTGCGATCGAGCTTCTGAAAAAGCATGGTGTTGAGTTTAATATCCTCTGTGTTGTCAATGCAGAAAATGCCAAGCAGCCTTTAGAGGTATACAACTACTTTAAGCATTTAGGCGCTCAGCATATGCAGTTCATTCCTTTGGTTGAACGCGAGTTACAACATGGTGTGGATTCGAAAAATGAAACACTTCGACTTGTAATGCCGGGTGAAGAGATCGCAAAGGTGACTGAATGGTCTGTGCCTGCCAAGGCCTACGGTGAGTTTTTGTGGCAGATCTTTTTTTATTGGGTAAGAAATGATGTAGGGCGTATCTTCGTGAATGCTTTTGATAGTACGCTTAGTCTCTGGATTGGAGCGGGATCTGAAATATGTCATCACCAGCAAAATTGTGGTCATGCCTTCATCCTTGAAGCGAATGGGGATGTGTATAACTGTGATCACTTTGTCTATCCTGAGCATTTACTGGGTAACATTCATGACACGACCATTAAGGCGATTAACCAATCGAGTCAAGCTGTCGAATTTGGTCTAGACAAAGAGAAAGGGTTGAGTGCTAACTGCCAACACTGCCCAATGAAGCCACTCTGCAATGGTGGGTGTCCGAAGCATCGATTTGCGATGTCTAAAACAGGCGTACCAAACCATAACTATTTTTGTGCAAGTTATCAGCTGTTTTTCGAGCGCACTGCGCCGTATATGAAAGCGATGCGTGAGCTGATTAAGATGGATCAAAGCACGTCAGGTATTATGCGCCTAGCAAGTGATATGGATGCGAGAGGCTTGACACCAAGTTTCTAA
- a CDS encoding Crp/Fnr family transcriptional regulator: MSSNKAEVSLLVEEFNLSIDLAKDILSRSIVKKVKKGNFARFSGRIPEHIIFVLKGELAMEAPFHEGVDYHYAVFSSGSIINDGASINNSFKTESILCTTSGVLAILPVDHFYTLLDSSIEFNRVILKSLAKKSQIAGLSFHFRIEKDHKKKVLGMLRAATSFNGKNSIKMSIKNLASMCYISRNAMPKVLKELEQEGHIKVENKVVHLLKE; the protein is encoded by the coding sequence TTGAGCAGTAATAAGGCAGAGGTTTCTTTGTTGGTCGAAGAGTTCAATCTATCCATTGATCTTGCTAAAGACATACTTAGTCGTTCCATTGTTAAAAAAGTAAAAAAAGGCAACTTTGCCCGTTTTTCAGGACGGATCCCTGAGCATATTATTTTTGTGCTTAAGGGAGAACTTGCCATGGAAGCCCCTTTTCATGAAGGCGTAGACTATCATTATGCGGTTTTTTCTTCTGGCAGTATTATTAACGATGGTGCAAGCATTAATAATAGCTTTAAAACCGAAAGTATCTTATGTACAACGAGTGGGGTACTTGCTATTTTGCCAGTCGATCACTTCTATACATTATTAGACTCGTCGATAGAGTTTAATCGGGTTATTTTAAAATCGTTGGCGAAGAAATCTCAAATAGCGGGGTTGTCTTTTCACTTTCGTATTGAGAAAGATCATAAAAAGAAAGTGCTTGGTATGCTCAGAGCCGCTACCTCTTTTAATGGAAAGAATAGTATAAAAATGAGCATTAAAAACTTAGCATCGATGTGTTATATCTCTAGAAATGCAATGCCAAAAGTACTTAAAGAGCTAGAGCAGGAAGGGCATATAAAAGTCGAAAATAAAGTAGTTCACCTCTTGAAGGAGTAG
- a CDS encoding Crp/Fnr family transcriptional regulator, giving the protein MDSLTDVRLLSIPTHIAIDIFENDFEYAKLIAKASANNLFKVNNILEVQRLKNQASKVKSVLYFLFSLSDHEFITITTMQLSEFIAISRSTATKVLKELEAQELIKISYGKIEKGVNWDEEWTPFGQQVFTLN; this is encoded by the coding sequence ATGGATTCATTAACAGATGTTAGGCTTCTCTCGATCCCTACCCATATAGCGATTGATATATTCGAAAATGATTTTGAATATGCAAAATTAATCGCAAAGGCGTCCGCAAATAATCTTTTCAAAGTCAATAATATTTTAGAGGTTCAACGACTGAAGAACCAAGCGAGTAAAGTAAAGTCAGTACTCTATTTCTTGTTTAGCTTGTCAGATCACGAATTCATTACAATAACCACGATGCAACTATCTGAATTTATTGCAATTTCAAGAAGCACCGCCACCAAGGTTTTAAAAGAGCTAGAAGCACAAGAATTGATCAAGATTAGCTATGGAAAGATTGAAAAAGGTGTGAACTGGGACGAGGAGTGGACCCCTTTTGGACAACAGGTGTTTACACTGAATTGA
- a CDS encoding arylsulfatase, producing the protein MNKLSVIATAMMAATAVQASDVLPFPKIPNPSVIHDALAESTYVKTPVQDKLAEDAPNILIIMLDDAGFGHPSTFGGLIDTPAMTELAEGGISYNAFHTTAQCSPSRASLLTGRNHHRVGNGSVPEVGSDFEGYTAEIPKTTATIAEVLGHYGYNTSAFGKWHNTPIQYATEMGPFDRWPTGHGFDYFYGFLGGETSQYEPGLYQNTVAIEPPHDPDYHLTDDMAEQAIGWLRNHKALTPDRPFFMYWTPGAVHGPHQVHKKWIEKYEGKFDAGWQAYRDEVFENQKALGWIPEDAVDHTMPEGMAEWDTLSDREKAYQAKLMEVYAGFLEHTDYNIGKLIDELKAQEELDNTLIFYIFSDNGASAEGGFGTINEMIAINNLNHVYDTETQMNALDEMYGGLDALGGPELDSMYAASWAWAGNVPYQYTKLTSSYFGGTRTPMIIHWPDGIKADKAPRSQFHHLNDIAPTIYDVLDIPAPKVVDGHEQEKIDGVSLTYTFEDANVEAADKVQYFEIFGSRAIYHDGWMASAFGARTPWNPTIQEVINWHPDNDEWELFDLRSDFNQKNNVAAQYPEKLEEMKALFMEQAADNKVLPLGASLLPMLDPSQIVSAGLTEWSLIAGQTRIPEFNAPKVGMVDNDVTIDLDLEEGAEGVLFALGNVAGGVAVYIDEDRHLVYEFNQMAVERFIHRSEKPLPLGEGQLLIESRRLDKNWGGELSVDITYNGKSLVETVIPRTTPLIYSFSSTFDVGIDVGSPVSAYYFDKAPYELKNATMKLHAIHK; encoded by the coding sequence ATGAATAAGCTTTCTGTAATTGCGACAGCGATGATGGCAGCGACTGCTGTACAAGCATCGGATGTCTTGCCGTTTCCAAAAATACCCAATCCAAGTGTGATTCATGACGCGTTAGCGGAGTCAACTTATGTTAAAACCCCGGTCCAAGATAAGTTGGCAGAGGACGCACCCAATATCCTGATCATCATGCTTGATGATGCGGGGTTTGGCCATCCTAGTACGTTCGGCGGGCTGATTGACACACCAGCGATGACTGAGTTGGCAGAGGGCGGTATTTCTTACAATGCCTTCCATACTACAGCACAATGCTCGCCTTCCCGCGCTTCGCTACTGACTGGTCGCAATCATCACCGTGTAGGTAATGGTAGTGTTCCAGAGGTAGGCAGTGATTTCGAAGGCTACACTGCAGAAATTCCAAAGACGACGGCAACCATTGCTGAAGTGCTTGGTCACTATGGGTATAACACATCTGCTTTTGGTAAGTGGCATAACACCCCTATTCAATACGCAACTGAGATGGGCCCATTTGATCGCTGGCCAACCGGCCATGGCTTTGACTACTTCTATGGTTTTCTTGGTGGTGAGACGAGCCAATACGAACCGGGCCTATATCAGAACACGGTTGCAATCGAGCCCCCACACGATCCGGATTATCACTTAACCGATGATATGGCTGAGCAAGCGATTGGCTGGTTGCGCAATCATAAAGCACTGACGCCTGATCGCCCATTCTTTATGTACTGGACACCAGGTGCGGTTCATGGTCCACACCAAGTGCACAAAAAGTGGATTGAAAAGTACGAAGGTAAGTTCGACGCCGGCTGGCAAGCATACCGTGACGAAGTCTTTGAGAATCAAAAAGCGTTAGGTTGGATCCCTGAAGATGCCGTTGACCATACTATGCCAGAAGGTATGGCTGAGTGGGATACACTGAGTGATCGCGAAAAGGCTTACCAAGCTAAGCTAATGGAAGTTTACGCTGGCTTCCTTGAGCACACGGATTACAACATTGGCAAGCTTATCGATGAACTGAAAGCGCAAGAAGAGCTAGATAACACGCTGATTTTCTATATCTTCAGTGACAATGGTGCATCTGCTGAAGGTGGTTTTGGTACGATCAACGAAATGATCGCCATTAACAACCTAAACCACGTCTATGATACTGAAACGCAAATGAATGCGTTGGATGAAATGTATGGTGGCCTCGATGCACTCGGTGGTCCGGAGCTTGACTCAATGTACGCGGCTTCATGGGCTTGGGCTGGTAATGTTCCTTACCAATACACGAAGCTAACGTCGTCGTACTTTGGTGGTACAAGAACACCGATGATCATTCACTGGCCTGACGGTATTAAGGCAGATAAAGCGCCTCGTAGCCAGTTCCACCACCTGAACGACATTGCACCAACTATCTATGATGTTCTAGATATTCCGGCACCAAAAGTCGTTGATGGGCACGAGCAAGAAAAGATTGATGGCGTGTCTCTGACTTATACGTTCGAAGATGCCAATGTTGAAGCTGCTGATAAGGTTCAGTACTTTGAGATCTTTGGTAGTCGCGCTATTTACCATGATGGCTGGATGGCCTCTGCCTTTGGTGCTCGAACGCCTTGGAACCCAACCATTCAAGAAGTGATCAATTGGCACCCAGATAACGATGAGTGGGAGCTGTTTGATCTACGTTCAGACTTCAACCAAAAGAACAACGTCGCTGCACAATACCCTGAAAAACTGGAAGAAATGAAGGCGTTATTCATGGAGCAAGCTGCTGATAACAAAGTACTGCCGCTGGGTGCTTCTTTGTTGCCAATGCTTGATCCAAGCCAAATTGTAAGTGCTGGCTTGACTGAATGGTCACTCATTGCAGGTCAAACACGTATTCCAGAGTTTAACGCCCCGAAAGTAGGTATGGTGGACAACGATGTAACCATTGATTTGGACCTTGAAGAAGGTGCAGAGGGTGTGTTGTTTGCTCTGGGTAATGTTGCCGGTGGTGTTGCTGTCTATATTGACGAAGATCGTCACCTTGTCTATGAGTTCAACCAAATGGCTGTAGAGCGCTTTATCCATCGCTCGGAGAAACCGCTGCCACTAGGTGAAGGCCAGCTATTGATTGAGTCTCGTCGTCTAGACAAGAACTGGGGTGGTGAGTTGAGTGTGGATATTACCTACAATGGTAAGTCACTTGTTGAAACGGTTATCCCGCGTACAACGCCACTCATCTACAGCTTCTCAAGCACCTTTGATGTGGGTATCGATGTCGGTTCGCCAGTCTCAGCGTACTACTTCGATAAAGCCCCGTATGAGCTGAAAAATGCAACGATGAAGCTACATGCTATTCATAAGTAG
- a CDS encoding SDR family NAD(P)-dependent oxidoreductase, translated as MNPIVVWGASSGLGLAIVEYFSQAGFEVIGVARNPDKSPELKAACKATHICDATDQQQVEAVVNALPNDAWVISTMGSFRAPVPVDYIGHRYLIDALQEKNLMRFFLVTSLGCGDSWQFLSERARQGFGDAVREKSLAEAWLQSSDLDYTILRPGGLVNGPMTESGELSQGIEVHGIIHRSEVARLVHQLLDSPDSVGQVYACVDKQAVVAGK; from the coding sequence ATGAATCCAATCGTAGTGTGGGGCGCAAGTAGCGGCCTTGGTTTGGCTATTGTTGAATACTTTTCTCAAGCTGGATTCGAGGTCATCGGTGTTGCACGTAATCCCGACAAATCCCCCGAGTTGAAGGCGGCTTGTAAAGCGACCCACATTTGTGACGCGACCGACCAACAGCAAGTTGAGGCGGTGGTTAATGCCTTACCAAATGACGCCTGGGTTATCTCGACCATGGGCAGTTTCCGCGCCCCTGTACCTGTTGATTATATCGGTCACCGCTACTTAATTGATGCCCTGCAAGAAAAGAATCTAATGCGCTTTTTCCTTGTCACCTCGCTAGGGTGTGGTGACTCTTGGCAGTTCCTGTCTGAACGTGCTCGCCAAGGCTTTGGTGACGCGGTTCGCGAAAAATCGCTTGCAGAAGCTTGGCTACAAAGCAGTGATTTGGACTATACCATTCTGCGCCCTGGTGGCTTAGTCAATGGCCCAATGACAGAAAGTGGCGAGTTATCACAAGGAATAGAAGTACACGGTATTATCCACCGCAGCGAAGTCGCGCGTCTTGTTCATCAACTCCTCGATTCACCCGACAGCGTAGGACAAGTTTACGCCTGTGTTGATAAGCAAGCAGTTGTCGCTGGCAAGTAG
- a CDS encoding heme ABC transporter ATP-binding protein, with translation MSAISFQHLDLTLGPKCILKDVSSDIHAGEVTILLGPNGTGKSSLLKLISREWKTKGDVAYFGKNLKDWQPSDLAKHLGVLPQHSNLTFGFTAREVVELGGLNLDASQKMIAQIAEDHMRTTDTLHLADRLFPSLSGGEKQRVQLARVLTQIKQSGSHRALLLDEPTSALDLKHQHKTLALAKQMAKQGAAVVAVIHDLNLAAQYGDRLLLLNAGHIVADGTPEEVLTAARIEEVYDWQVTVMTHPQQGYPLVIG, from the coding sequence ATGAGTGCGATCTCTTTTCAACATCTTGATCTGACGTTGGGACCAAAATGCATACTGAAGGATGTATCATCAGACATCCATGCGGGCGAAGTCACCATACTGTTGGGCCCAAACGGCACAGGCAAAAGCAGCTTGCTTAAATTGATCAGTCGCGAGTGGAAAACCAAAGGTGATGTCGCCTACTTTGGTAAAAACCTCAAAGACTGGCAGCCTTCTGACCTTGCTAAACACTTAGGCGTCCTTCCCCAACACAGTAACCTCACCTTTGGGTTTACAGCGCGAGAAGTCGTTGAACTCGGTGGGCTTAATTTAGACGCTTCACAGAAAATGATCGCACAAATCGCTGAAGATCATATGCGAACCACCGACACACTGCATTTAGCCGATCGTTTATTTCCTTCCCTTTCCGGAGGTGAAAAGCAACGGGTTCAACTCGCACGCGTATTAACGCAGATAAAACAAAGCGGTTCGCACCGTGCGTTACTACTCGATGAACCGACCTCGGCGCTGGATCTCAAGCACCAACACAAAACACTGGCTCTCGCAAAACAGATGGCAAAACAAGGTGCAGCCGTGGTTGCCGTTATTCATGATCTCAATCTGGCGGCACAATACGGGGATCGCCTACTCCTCCTCAACGCAGGCCACATTGTTGCTGACGGTACACCAGAAGAGGTACTTACCGCAGCGCGCATAGAAGAAGTTTATGACTGGCAAGTAACGGTAATGACTCATCCTCAACAAGGATATCCGCTGGTGATTGGCTAA
- a CDS encoding FecCD family ABC transporter permease: protein MQSSTSRLPFGMLLMGAFVALYVAVISSITLGPMDISFFDSLKALLPNSWLTGESSLPAHVQMVIQQVRLPRTLLCIAIGALLAMSGAVMQGLFRNPLADPGIIGVSAGASLGAAIAIVMFGSLAASFPILLLFGTVPLFAFLGGAITTVLVYKLGTSENGTSVAMMLLAGVAIGALAGAGLGLMNYFADDQALRDLALWSMGSLAGASWNGILLSFSALAILFVLFYRDANKLNALLLGEAEANHMGINVQGLKRRLILLTAAGVGITVSQAGMIGFIGLIVPHVGRMICGPNHRRLIPLAAILGALLLLVADMLARTIVAPLDMPVGIVTAILGSPFFIWLLIQQKGKLA, encoded by the coding sequence ATGCAATCTTCAACCTCTAGACTGCCCTTTGGCATGTTATTGATGGGCGCGTTTGTCGCCCTTTATGTTGCGGTCATCAGCTCGATCACCCTTGGCCCGATGGACATTAGCTTCTTTGATAGCTTAAAAGCCTTGCTACCCAACAGTTGGTTAACGGGCGAATCCTCCCTCCCGGCCCATGTTCAGATGGTCATTCAGCAAGTGCGCTTACCAAGAACTTTACTCTGCATAGCGATTGGGGCTTTACTGGCGATGTCGGGTGCGGTGATGCAAGGTTTGTTTCGCAATCCTCTCGCCGACCCCGGCATTATCGGTGTCTCGGCGGGTGCGAGTTTAGGTGCTGCCATCGCTATCGTCATGTTTGGCTCCCTTGCCGCAAGCTTTCCTATTCTTCTTCTCTTTGGCACCGTGCCCTTATTCGCCTTTTTGGGTGGTGCGATAACGACTGTACTGGTTTACAAACTGGGCACGAGTGAAAACGGGACATCTGTTGCGATGATGCTGCTTGCGGGTGTTGCAATCGGGGCATTGGCTGGTGCGGGTTTAGGCCTGATGAACTACTTCGCTGATGATCAAGCACTCCGTGATTTGGCACTTTGGAGTATGGGTTCGTTAGCCGGTGCCAGCTGGAATGGCATCTTATTAAGCTTTTCTGCATTGGCGATCTTATTCGTCTTGTTCTATCGCGATGCCAACAAGCTGAATGCGTTGTTGCTAGGCGAAGCGGAAGCGAACCATATGGGGATTAACGTACAAGGACTAAAGCGCCGCTTGATTCTGCTAACCGCAGCGGGAGTCGGCATCACCGTTTCGCAAGCAGGGATGATCGGTTTTATCGGCCTCATCGTTCCCCATGTCGGTCGCATGATCTGCGGTCCAAATCATCGTCGGTTAATTCCCTTAGCCGCGATACTCGGCGCCCTACTCTTGCTTGTGGCTGATATGCTCGCCCGCACCATTGTTGCGCCGCTCGATATGCCTGTTGGTATTGTCACCGCAATTTTGGGTTCACCTTTCTTTATCTGGCTATTGATTCAACAAAAAGGAAAGCTGGCATGA